Proteins from one Candidatus Omnitrophota bacterium genomic window:
- a CDS encoding 6-phosphofructokinase, with translation MERIGVLTGGGDCPGLNAVIRGIVRKALQNNVKVIGIKNGWKGLVQADTMDLDLNAIAGILPRGGTILGTSRTNPYKNPGDVAKVAETYKKLKLDALIAIGGEDTLGVANKLCKEGKGLNVVGVPKTIDNDLNATDYTFGFDTAVNVAMEAIDRLHTTAESHHRIMVVEVMGRHAGWIAIHSGLAAGADVILIPERPIDLDEVCALLKQRHSRGKQFSIVVVAEGAEFKAGQVVTKERSLDAFGHVRLGGIGEMLAEEVEKRTKFETRVTVLGHIQRGGSPTAFDRVLGTRFGVKAMELVLAKKFGYMASLAGTEIREVPLDDAVGTLKTVDTKFYDMASTFFG, from the coding sequence ATGGAAAGGATAGGGGTTTTGACGGGTGGGGGCGATTGCCCGGGATTGAACGCGGTTATAAGAGGTATTGTCAGAAAAGCGTTGCAGAATAACGTAAAAGTTATCGGTATTAAAAACGGATGGAAAGGCCTGGTTCAGGCCGATACTATGGATCTGGACTTGAACGCCATCGCCGGGATATTGCCGAGAGGCGGTACGATATTAGGAACATCCAGGACGAATCCGTACAAAAATCCGGGCGATGTTGCCAAGGTCGCCGAGACATATAAAAAACTGAAGCTGGATGCGCTGATAGCGATAGGCGGCGAAGACACATTAGGGGTTGCTAATAAACTTTGTAAAGAGGGTAAGGGCTTAAACGTTGTAGGGGTTCCCAAGACGATCGATAACGACCTGAACGCTACAGACTATACATTCGGTTTCGACACGGCTGTCAACGTGGCGATGGAAGCGATCGACCGCCTTCATACCACCGCCGAAAGTCATCACAGGATAATGGTCGTTGAGGTTATGGGCAGGCACGCGGGATGGATAGCGATCCATTCCGGGCTCGCGGCAGGCGCGGATGTCATATTGATCCCTGAGCGTCCGATAGATCTCGACGAGGTTTGCGCGCTGTTAAAACAGCGCCACAGCCGTGGTAAGCAGTTCTCGATAGTGGTTGTAGCGGAAGGTGCGGAGTTCAAGGCCGGTCAGGTTGTGACCAAAGAGAGGAGTCTCGACGCGTTCGGCCATGTTCGGCTTGGCGGTATCGGCGAGATGCTGGCTGAGGAAGTCGAGAAGAGGACGAAATTCGAGACGCGCGTAACGGTTCTCGGGCACATACAGAGGGGCGGATCGCCTACCGCGTTCGATCGCGTGCTCGGCACGAGGTTCGGCGTGAAAGCGATGGAACTGGTGCTGGCGAAGAAGTTCGGTTATATGGCGAGCCTCGCGGGAACAGAGATACGCGAAGTTCCGTTGGACGATGCGGTTGGCACTCTCAAGACCGTTGATACGAAGTTCTACGATATGGCATCGACATTCTTTGGATAA
- the amaP gene encoding alkaline shock response membrane anchor protein AmaP, translating to MKIVSGLTLFFYTIVFLFLGGLFIAMSLNLLPQDTIVDSVIALYATANMRLILGLTGIILIFISILVVQLTLGKIQREKTIAFENPDGQVTISLSAIEDFIKRSLKQLPEVKELRPSVKASKKGILIINRITLYSDVNIPEMTEKIQNIVKTRVQEMLGVDEPINIRVHIVKIVHKEEPPKRPGKDEKPPQFRGSIEYGNY from the coding sequence ATGAAAATAGTAAGCGGATTGACCTTATTTTTCTACACAATAGTTTTTCTATTTTTAGGAGGGCTGTTCATCGCCATGTCGCTGAATCTTCTTCCACAGGATACGATAGTAGACAGCGTTATCGCTTTATACGCGACAGCCAATATGCGGCTGATACTCGGACTTACGGGTATAATACTGATATTCATCAGCATTCTGGTGGTACAACTGACTCTGGGCAAGATACAGAGAGAAAAGACGATAGCGTTTGAAAATCCGGACGGCCAGGTGACGATATCCTTAAGCGCCATCGAGGATTTCATAAAGAGGTCGTTAAAACAGCTCCCGGAGGTAAAAGAACTCAGGCCCAGCGTTAAAGCAAGCAAGAAAGGGATATTGATTATAAACCGGATAACCCTGTATTCCGACGTGAATATTCCTGAGATGACGGAGAAGATACAGAATATCGTGAAGACGCGCGTGCAGGAGATGCTGGGTGTTGACGAGCCGATAAATATCAGGGTGCACATAGTAAAGATAGTGCATAAAGAAGAACCGCCGAAGAGGCCGGGTAAGGATGAGAAGCCTCCGCAGTTCAGGGGCAGTATCGAGTACGGAAATTACTAA
- a CDS encoding Asp23/Gls24 family envelope stress response protein: protein MPKNDETHRDRSTELGVVRISNEAISAIASVAAMEVRGVCRMGGGTPKAFIDSLLNRFSSRGVRISMKDGEISLTVFIVVEYGVDIPRVADEVQENVKRAVEKMAGLVPSEVDIVVEGVRPHTPIEKERRP from the coding sequence ATGCCAAAAAATGACGAGACACACAGAGACAGATCGACCGAGCTGGGCGTAGTAAGAATATCCAATGAAGCGATCTCCGCCATTGCTTCAGTTGCCGCGATGGAGGTCAGGGGGGTTTGCAGGATGGGCGGCGGTACGCCGAAAGCGTTTATCGATTCGCTTCTGAACAGATTCTCTTCGCGGGGCGTAAGGATATCGATGAAGGACGGCGAGATAAGCCTTACGGTATTTATCGTTGTGGAATACGGTGTGGACATACCAAGGGTGGCGGACGAGGTGCAGGAGAACGTTAAAAGAGCCGTTGAAAAGATGGCGGGGCTCGTCCCGTCGGAAGTTGACATCGTAGTCGAAGGCGTGCGGCCGCATACCCCGATAGAGAAGGAGAGGAGACCATGA
- the accC gene encoding acetyl-CoA carboxylase biotin carboxylase subunit, with the protein MFTKILIANRGEVALRIIRACKEMGIRTVAVYSQPDISSLHVKYADEAICIGSAASSSSYLNIPSIISAAEITDVEAIHPGYGFLAEDAHFAEICESCKVKFIGPTPDNIRKMGDKMAAKDSARKAGVPIIPGSKTIVKTKEDALKIAKEMKYPVIVKAAAGGGGKGMRICHNDVRLVSALLTAQREAEAAFGNPDVYIEKYIERPRHIEMQILGDASGHVVHLGERDCTIQRRHQKLIEETPSPVLDAKLRKKMGEAAVKCAKSIGYVNAGTVEFLLDEDHSFYFMEMNTRIQVEHPITEAVTGIDLIKEQIRIAAGEKIKYKQEDIKFTGSAIECRINAEDPDNDFMPSPGKITTLHLPGGRGVRLDTHVYSGYDIPPFYDSMVGKLIVHGKDRTDAINICKRALDEFVVEPIKTTIPFHRRVMSNPAFLRGKFSTDFVERLFEKGE; encoded by the coding sequence ATGTTTACAAAAATATTGATAGCTAACAGGGGTGAGGTGGCGTTACGTATTATCAGGGCCTGTAAGGAGATGGGTATACGTACTGTCGCGGTATATTCACAACCCGACATAAGCTCTCTCCATGTGAAATACGCCGACGAGGCCATATGCATAGGCTCCGCCGCGAGCTCTTCGAGTTACCTGAATATACCGAGCATCATTTCCGCCGCCGAGATAACCGACGTCGAGGCCATACATCCCGGATACGGATTTCTCGCTGAGGATGCGCATTTTGCCGAAATATGCGAATCGTGCAAGGTCAAATTTATCGGGCCGACCCCGGATAATATACGAAAGATGGGTGACAAGATGGCCGCCAAAGACTCAGCCAGAAAAGCCGGCGTGCCTATAATACCCGGTAGTAAGACTATAGTAAAAACTAAAGAGGATGCTCTCAAAATAGCCAAGGAGATGAAGTACCCGGTTATCGTAAAGGCCGCGGCCGGTGGCGGCGGCAAAGGGATGCGCATATGCCATAACGATGTTCGGCTCGTGAGCGCTCTGCTTACGGCTCAACGCGAGGCGGAAGCCGCATTCGGCAACCCGGACGTGTACATCGAAAAGTATATAGAGCGTCCCCGGCATATAGAGATGCAGATCTTAGGCGACGCCTCGGGTCATGTAGTGCATCTGGGCGAGAGGGATTGCACAATACAGAGACGTCATCAAAAACTCATCGAGGAGACCCCCTCGCCGGTGCTGGACGCCAAATTGCGGAAAAAGATGGGCGAAGCGGCCGTGAAGTGCGCGAAATCGATAGGATACGTGAATGCCGGCACGGTAGAGTTTTTGCTCGACGAAGACCATTCGTTCTATTTTATGGAGATGAATACGCGTATACAGGTTGAGCATCCCATAACCGAAGCGGTTACCGGCATAGATCTTATCAAAGAACAGATAAGGATCGCCGCGGGCGAGAAGATCAAATACAAACAGGAAGATATTAAGTTTACGGGTAGCGCCATCGAGTGCAGGATAAACGCGGAGGATCCGGATAACGATTTTATGCCTTCGCCCGGGAAGATAACCACATTACATCTGCCCGGCGGACGCGGCGTCAGGCTTGATACTCACGTCTATAGCGGATACGACATACCGCCGTTCTACGATTCGATGGTCGGTAAGCTCATAGTTCACGGGAAGGACAGGACCGACGCTATTAATATATGCAAGCGGGCGCTTGATGAGTTTGTTGTTGAGCCGATAAAGACTACCATACCTTTTCACAGGAGAGTTATGAGTAATCCCGCGTTTCTGCGCGGTAAATTCTCGACTGATTTTGTCGAGCGGCTTTTTGAAAAAGGCGAGTAA
- the accB gene encoding acetyl-CoA carboxylase biotin carboxyl carrier protein, whose translation MYIKEIKDMISLMNENGLTELEVEKDGVRIRLKKGSSGAYEKAVEYVMPHHPSQGGKPTVPPPEKAEKRNIVEIKAPMVGTFYRSPSPEAAAYVNVGDVIGPGQVICIIEAMKLMNEIKSEVKGKIVEIQADNAEPVEFAQVLFVIEPA comes from the coding sequence ATGTATATTAAAGAAATAAAAGACATGATTAGCCTTATGAACGAGAACGGTTTGACCGAACTCGAAGTGGAGAAAGATGGTGTTCGTATCCGGCTTAAGAAAGGTTCCAGCGGCGCTTACGAAAAAGCCGTGGAATATGTGATGCCCCATCACCCCTCGCAGGGTGGCAAACCGACGGTGCCGCCGCCGGAAAAAGCGGAGAAGAGAAATATTGTGGAGATAAAGGCGCCGATGGTAGGTACGTTCTATCGTTCACCTTCGCCGGAAGCCGCGGCGTATGTTAATGTCGGTGATGTGATAGGCCCGGGCCAGGTGATATGTATCATCGAGGCGATGAAACTTATGAATGAGATAAAATCCGAAGTTAAGGGTAAAATCGTAGAGATACAGGCTGATAACGCCGAGCCGGTTGAATTTGCGCAGGTGCTTTTCGTGATAGAGCCGGCTTGA
- a CDS encoding Xaa-Pro peptidase family protein: MISKVFAKRIALLKQRLCDVQLDAFLIARDVNVSYVSGFDGHDAVILVTRGKSFFITDSRYVEHVKKTVKGFEVILAGKTLYEVIREIASEHKLNRIGFESTNLPYSVVVRLKKIVAGSVLVPTTGLVEGLRIIKDSREIQLIKESLRLTKSVLARIRRLVKPGVSEEFIARKIEMMYLGAGAKSNFSPIVAAGANSSMPHALPTPRKISRNDLVMIDLGCSLAGYNSDLTRMVVTGKLNSRIAKIADVVQTAQVSAIKAVRPGAKLADIDAAARTDIAGEGYGKYFGHALGHGVGMEVHEAPSVSSLSSETARPGMVFTIEPAIYMPGLGGVRIEDMVLVTEKGCEVLSR, encoded by the coding sequence ATGATAAGTAAGGTTTTTGCAAAACGAATCGCTCTTTTAAAACAAAGGCTTTGCGACGTACAGCTTGACGCGTTTTTGATTGCGAGGGATGTGAATGTTTCGTATGTGAGCGGTTTTGACGGGCATGACGCCGTCATACTGGTTACGCGGGGTAAGAGCTTTTTTATAACCGATTCGCGGTATGTAGAGCATGTGAAAAAAACCGTGAAAGGGTTTGAGGTTATACTGGCCGGGAAGACGCTTTATGAGGTAATACGTGAGATCGCTTCCGAGCACAAGTTGAATCGTATAGGTTTTGAGTCGACGAACCTGCCTTACTCGGTCGTGGTGCGTTTAAAGAAGATTGTTGCGGGGAGTGTTCTCGTCCCGACGACCGGCTTAGTCGAGGGCTTGCGGATCATAAAAGACAGCCGGGAGATTCAGCTCATTAAAGAGTCGCTACGGCTTACTAAGAGTGTTTTAGCGCGTATCCGGCGTCTTGTGAAGCCCGGGGTCAGTGAAGAGTTCATAGCCAGGAAGATCGAGATGATGTACCTGGGCGCGGGCGCTAAGTCGAATTTTTCGCCCATAGTGGCCGCGGGCGCGAATTCCTCAATGCCGCATGCGCTACCGACACCCCGCAAGATATCGCGTAACGATCTCGTGATGATCGATCTCGGGTGCTCTCTCGCGGGTTATAACTCGGATCTTACGCGCATGGTCGTGACGGGTAAGCTCAATAGCAGGATCGCGAAGATAGCGGATGTGGTACAGACTGCGCAGGTATCTGCAATAAAAGCCGTGCGGCCGGGGGCAAAGCTTGCAGACATAGACGCCGCGGCCAGGACTGACATCGCCGGAGAAGGTTACGGTAAATATTTCGGCCATGCGCTCGGGCATGGAGTAGGCATGGAAGTACACGAAGCTCCGTCGGTTTCATCGTTGAGCTCTGAGACTGCCAGGCCGGGTATGGTTTTTACGATCGAGCCGGCTATTTATATGCCGGGATTGGGTGGGGTAAGGATAGAGGATATGGTCCTTGTTACGGAAAAAGGATGTGAGGTCTTGTCCAGGTAG
- the aroQ gene encoding type II 3-dehydroquinate dehydratase has product MRKILVIHGPNLDLLGAREVNVYGSVTIDEINKALKEAASSRKVSLEIIQSNHEGDIVDAIGHAMGKFDAILINPAAYTHTSVAIRDAVAAVKIPTVEVHLSNIYGREEFRHTSLIAPVAKGQVCGFGKASYLLGLTAAIGLIDDDK; this is encoded by the coding sequence ATGCGTAAGATACTGGTGATACATGGGCCGAATCTCGATCTTTTAGGAGCCCGGGAGGTCAATGTTTACGGTAGCGTTACGATAGATGAGATAAATAAGGCGCTCAAGGAAGCGGCATCGTCAAGGAAGGTGTCCCTCGAAATAATACAGTCCAACCACGAGGGCGATATAGTCGATGCGATAGGACACGCTATGGGAAAATTCGACGCCATACTCATAAATCCCGCCGCGTATACTCACACCAGCGTAGCGATACGGGATGCTGTGGCCGCTGTCAAAATACCTACGGTTGAGGTGCACCTTTCAAATATATACGGACGTGAAGAGTTTAGGCATACCTCGCTCATAGCGCCCGTTGCTAAGGGGCAGGTATGCGGTTTTGGTAAGGCAAGTTACCTTCTGGGGCTTACAGCGGCGATTGGACTGATAGACGATGATAAGTAA
- a CDS encoding Trm112 family protein, giving the protein MIDKELMDILACPACKSGVELKGDKIICAKCKKAYPVKDGIPVMLIEEAEDIS; this is encoded by the coding sequence ATGATAGATAAAGAGCTTATGGATATACTTGCCTGTCCGGCTTGCAAAAGCGGCGTGGAACTGAAGGGCGATAAGATAATTTGCGCGAAATGTAAAAAGGCGTATCCCGTAAAGGATGGCATCCCCGTGATGCTTATCGAGGAAGCGGAAGATATATCTTAA
- a CDS encoding lysylphosphatidylglycerol synthase transmembrane domain-containing protein → MKKRIISIALRTFISVGLIVLLLYIMRGKYDEIWSAIKGSQPLLLILAIAAFVLAMGFASFRMVLIINAQSGTTVTFAEAFSLTFIGYFFNNFLPTSIGGDVAKAYYLSKKSAEKLGSFTSIFIDRVIGLITMIFMAAAALLFVKNQFIDVNVKCMIYAITLCSLLAIVFSMNKNFAKKFSVLLFFIKPMEDKLRRIYNAIHSYKKHSGMLWKALIISVVSQALFFVSIGVIAASIGAIIPPLDILLRMPIICAISLLPSINGLGVREGSTVMLLGPVIGKESAFAVGILWFMMLLVVSVAGGLIYAFSPQFKMKWGDIEKIEKEDEEVEAA, encoded by the coding sequence ATGAAAAAACGCATTATTTCCATAGCGTTGAGGACATTCATAAGCGTCGGCCTTATAGTACTATTATTATATATTATGAGGGGTAAGTACGACGAAATATGGAGCGCGATAAAAGGTTCCCAGCCACTCCTCCTGATACTGGCTATTGCGGCATTTGTGCTGGCTATGGGTTTCGCTTCTTTTCGCATGGTGCTTATAATCAATGCCCAATCGGGAACAACCGTAACATTCGCCGAGGCATTTTCATTAACCTTCATAGGATACTTCTTTAATAATTTCTTACCCACCTCGATAGGCGGGGATGTTGCTAAAGCGTACTATCTTTCCAAAAAGAGCGCTGAAAAGCTCGGTTCCTTCACTTCTATATTTATTGACAGAGTCATTGGCCTGATAACTATGATATTTATGGCCGCGGCGGCATTATTATTCGTGAAGAATCAATTCATAGATGTGAATGTAAAGTGCATGATATACGCAATAACTCTCTGCTCGCTCCTTGCCATAGTTTTTAGTATGAATAAAAATTTTGCGAAGAAATTTTCCGTCTTGTTATTTTTTATCAAGCCGATGGAAGATAAATTGAGACGGATTTATAACGCGATCCATTCTTACAAAAAACATTCGGGTATGCTGTGGAAAGCGCTTATCATATCCGTGGTAAGTCAGGCGTTGTTTTTCGTGAGCATAGGGGTAATAGCGGCCAGCATAGGCGCGATAATACCTCCGCTCGACATACTGTTACGGATGCCGATAATTTGCGCGATCAGTCTGTTGCCGTCGATAAATGGCCTCGGTGTCAGGGAAGGCTCGACGGTAATGCTCTTAGGCCCGGTCATCGGCAAAGAGAGTGCGTTTGCTGTTGGTATACTTTGGTTCATGATGCTTCTCGTTGTAAGCGTTGCCGGCGGCCTTATCTATGCCTTCAGCCCCCAATTCAAGATGAAATGGGGAGATATCGAAAAGATCGAAAAAGAGGACGAGGAGGTTGAAGCGGCATGA
- a CDS encoding DNA recombination protein RmuC produces MLGFIAGVFVCIVALALFGWFNRSKGLKDEEAKSVMANLKESFGALSMEALSKNTTEFLKIANETLSKQMNLGEKDLEGKKKFIDQTLDAMKQELQNVQRIVSDFEKDREMKFGELSNQLKVTAQQTGELRDVTTQLRSALTGTASRGQWGGRIAEDILRLAGFIEGINYLKEKAQSTVNTRPDYTFLLPQGLKVNMDVKFPLNGYLRYLEVENDTERQRFRDQFLRDARTRIKEVTSRDYINPEEKTLDYVIVFIPNEQAYAFINENDRSLLDDALRSKVIVCSPLTLYAILAVIRQAVDNFNLEKTASQILSLLGAFNKQWDAFITSFDKLGDKIKAVQDEYDTLTSTRRTKLDRPIRKIEDLRRQKGIPEANVIEGELDQLEALEESR; encoded by the coding sequence ATGTTGGGATTTATAGCAGGTGTATTCGTTTGCATAGTCGCCTTGGCGCTATTTGGCTGGTTTAACCGGTCGAAAGGGCTTAAGGATGAGGAAGCTAAGTCTGTCATGGCCAATCTGAAGGAATCTTTCGGCGCGCTTTCCATGGAGGCGTTATCGAAAAATACTACCGAGTTTCTAAAGATAGCGAACGAAACCCTGTCGAAGCAGATGAATCTGGGCGAGAAGGATCTTGAAGGTAAGAAAAAGTTTATAGACCAGACCCTCGATGCGATGAAGCAGGAACTGCAGAATGTACAGCGGATCGTTTCGGATTTCGAAAAAGACAGAGAGATGAAGTTTGGTGAACTCTCCAATCAGCTGAAAGTTACCGCCCAACAAACCGGTGAGCTGAGAGACGTTACTACGCAGTTGCGCAGTGCCTTGACCGGCACCGCTTCACGCGGGCAGTGGGGCGGGCGTATAGCCGAAGACATATTGCGGCTGGCGGGCTTTATCGAGGGGATCAATTACCTGAAAGAGAAGGCTCAGAGTACGGTAAATACGCGGCCTGATTATACATTCCTGCTACCGCAGGGGCTTAAAGTTAATATGGACGTAAAATTTCCGCTGAATGGATATCTGCGCTACCTCGAAGTGGAGAATGATACGGAAAGACAGCGTTTCCGGGATCAGTTCCTACGCGATGCCAGGACGAGGATTAAAGAGGTTACAAGCCGGGATTACATAAATCCGGAAGAGAAGACGCTCGATTATGTCATCGTGTTCATCCCAAATGAGCAAGCCTATGCCTTTATAAACGAGAATGACCGGTCACTTCTTGATGATGCGTTAAGGTCCAAGGTCATTGTATGTTCGCCGCTTACTCTTTACGCGATCCTGGCTGTCATACGACAGGCGGTGGATAATTTCAATCTTGAGAAGACGGCGTCCCAGATACTGTCGCTCCTGGGCGCGTTTAATAAGCAGTGGGATGCCTTCATAACTTCATTCGACAAACTGGGCGACAAAATAAAAGCGGTGCAGGATGAGTATGATACTCTCACCTCCACCAGGCGTACTAAGCTCGACCGCCCAATCAGGAAGATAGAGGATTTAAGGCGCCAGAAGGGCATCCCTGAGGCGAATGTCATAGAAGGCGAGCTCGACCAGCTCGAGGCATTGGAAGAATCCAGGTAA
- a CDS encoding patatin-like phospholipase family protein, with translation MFDFLKHKKKVALVLGGGSARGIAHIGVLKVLQAERIPVDMVVGTSMGALIGAGYALGIPIHKMEEMAYSFTANKLMDPTIPRMGLLAGGKLELAIRGLIDNSAFTDCKIPFAAVTTNIETGEEVVHQSGDLVKSIRASCSWPGIFNPVSIGGKLLVDGGIKNSVPTKIARALGAEYVLAVDVGFCVKEGPIKNVFQILLQAFQITGEELNKYQAIDADFVIKVNLGHIDQVAFERSRESVQLGIEAAQNAMPQLRKDMRL, from the coding sequence ATGTTCGATTTTCTTAAACATAAGAAAAAAGTGGCATTGGTGCTCGGCGGGGGGTCGGCCCGCGGTATAGCGCACATAGGCGTTCTGAAAGTCCTGCAAGCCGAGAGGATACCTGTAGACATGGTAGTTGGCACCAGCATGGGCGCCCTCATCGGTGCCGGATATGCGCTTGGAATACCCATCCACAAGATGGAGGAGATGGCTTACTCGTTTACAGCGAATAAGCTGATGGATCCTACGATACCGAGGATGGGTTTATTGGCGGGTGGAAAGCTCGAGTTAGCCATACGCGGACTTATTGACAATTCAGCCTTTACCGATTGCAAGATACCTTTCGCGGCCGTAACGACAAATATAGAAACGGGCGAGGAGGTCGTTCATCAGTCGGGAGACCTGGTAAAGTCGATCCGCGCAAGTTGCTCGTGGCCCGGTATATTCAACCCGGTAAGCATCGGCGGGAAGCTTTTAGTCGACGGCGGAATCAAGAATAGCGTGCCTACTAAAATAGCCAGGGCTCTGGGCGCCGAGTATGTGCTGGCTGTCGATGTGGGTTTCTGTGTAAAAGAAGGGCCTATAAAGAACGTATTCCAGATATTATTGCAGGCGTTCCAGATAACGGGTGAAGAGCTGAATAAATACCAGGCGATCGATGCCGATTTTGTCATAAAAGTAAACCTTGGACATATTGACCAGGTGGCTTTCGAAAGATCGCGGGAGTCTGTGCAACTGGGCATTGAGGCGGCGCAAAACGCAATGCCGCAATTAAGGAAAGATATGAGGTTGTAG
- the rpsU gene encoding 30S ribosomal protein S21 — protein MPKVSVGEHEPLEKALRRFKKKIEIEGILKTLKARKHYEKPSERKRRKRKMGWKAF, from the coding sequence ATGCCGAAGGTCAGCGTTGGGGAACATGAGCCGCTGGAAAAGGCGCTAAGACGTTTCAAAAAAAAGATAGAGATAGAAGGCATTCTTAAGACGCTTAAAGCAAGAAAACACTACGAGAAGCCCAGTGAGCGGAAACGCCGCAAGAGAAAAATGGGATGGAAGGCATTCTAA
- a CDS encoding NYN domain-containing protein, whose translation MPIIIDGWNLIRDRSSCIDDIDGDSLRSAAALIAYLRDFQRTRKDPVIIVFDSAHEFLDMRYTNTAQLKIVPAKDADAYIKRFIDDVPERQRGNLRVVSSDGDIYYYAKSRYAVPLKSGEFWSKLKDA comes from the coding sequence ATGCCGATAATAATCGACGGTTGGAACCTTATAAGGGACAGGAGTTCCTGCATAGACGATATCGATGGCGATTCGCTCCGCTCGGCGGCGGCGCTGATAGCGTATTTGCGCGATTTTCAGCGCACGCGGAAAGATCCGGTAATTATAGTATTCGACAGCGCTCATGAATTTTTAGACATGCGATACACTAATACCGCCCAACTTAAAATAGTTCCCGCAAAAGACGCCGACGCGTATATCAAAAGATTTATCGACGATGTCCCGGAGAGGCAGAGGGGCAATCTCAGAGTTGTAAGTTCCGACGGAGATATTTATTATTATGCGAAAAGCCGTTATGCGGTGCCGCTGAAGTCGGGCGAGTTTTGGAGTAAACTTAAAGACGCTTGA
- a CDS encoding DHH family phosphoesterase has product MDGLIRAKNCIMAAKDIVISGHINPDGDSIGSLLSLGLGLEKLGKRVYMISYDGVPKRYRKLPGASRIRRRLKKSTVDLAISVDCSNKEVLGPAYDAFIGAREILEIDHHDFRRPFGDVTFVDCDAAAVGEMVYELLKKLRVPITQEIADNLMTSIIVETNSFRLPSVRSYTFEVCTELIRAGVNFYELVEAIFWSRTKESTILSGICLARSKFRRSGRIAWSIIRKRDFSRVKGQDDDVDAVPDEMRAIKKVDIAVLFRENGNNVLRVSLRSKDNINVASVAERYGGGGHFDVAGCSIPNNRGAIQEFLRHTDDLLDKEKESAR; this is encoded by the coding sequence ATGGACGGGCTTATCAGGGCAAAAAACTGCATAATGGCCGCGAAAGACATAGTTATTTCAGGCCATATAAATCCCGACGGTGACTCCATAGGTTCGCTACTGTCCCTCGGCCTCGGTCTGGAAAAGCTGGGCAAGCGTGTTTATATGATCAGTTATGACGGTGTTCCCAAGCGGTACAGGAAATTGCCCGGCGCGTCACGCATCCGACGGAGATTGAAAAAATCTACAGTAGATCTTGCCATATCTGTCGATTGCAGTAACAAAGAAGTACTTGGACCCGCTTACGATGCATTTATCGGCGCCAGGGAGATCCTCGAGATAGATCATCATGATTTTAGGCGGCCCTTCGGCGATGTAACATTTGTCGACTGTGATGCCGCGGCTGTCGGCGAGATGGTGTATGAACTTTTAAAAAAGTTACGCGTCCCCATCACTCAGGAGATCGCGGACAATCTGATGACGTCCATTATAGTGGAGACGAACTCTTTTAGGCTTCCCAGCGTGCGTTCTTATACATTCGAGGTTTGCACCGAACTCATCCGCGCCGGCGTGAATTTTTATGAATTAGTCGAAGCGATATTCTGGTCGAGAACGAAAGAGTCTACTATACTTTCTGGTATCTGTCTTGCCCGAAGCAAATTCCGAAGATCCGGCAGGATTGCCTGGTCGATTATAAGGAAGAGGGATTTTAGCCGCGTGAAAGGCCAGGATGATGATGTCGATGCCGTGCCCGATGAGATGCGGGCGATAAAGAAGGTGGACATAGCGGTGTTATTCCGCGAGAACGGTAATAATGTTTTGAGAGTGAGCTTAAGATCGAAGGATAATATAAATGTGGCCAGTGTTGCCGAGCGTTATGGCGGCGGCGGGCACTTCGATGTCGCGGGATGCTCTATCCCTAACAATCGCGGGGCTATCCAGGAGTTTTTGCGGCATACGGATGACTTGCTGGATAAAGAAAAAGAGAGCGCGAGATAA